Part of the Sphingomonas sp. KR3-1 genome is shown below.
GCTTCACCGGTGCGATGGCGATCGCCGCCAAGGAGAAGGGCATCGTCCTGCCGTCCGATCTCGCCATCGATGCCGAGATCGATCTGCGCCACGGCGCGGATGGCTATTCGCTAGCTGCGCGTCTGAATGTCAGCCTACCGGGTATTGCCCCCGATATCGCCGCCCAGTTAATCGACGCTGCCCACCGCACCTGCCCTTACTCGAAGGCAGTCCAGGGCAATATCGACGCCGTCTTCGCGCTCGCCTGACCCAGATCCCGAAGGAGATCCGACATGAAGAATTGCATAGCCGCTGGGTTGCTGCTCGCCGCCTCCGCGCTGCCTTTCGCGGCACAGGCCCAGGCAAAGAAGCCCACCATCGTCCTCGTCCATGGCGCCTTCGCCGATTCCTCGAGCTGGAACGGCGTGATCCCGATCCTCGAGCGCGACGGCTACACCGTCATCGCCGCACCCAACGCGCTGCGCAGCGTGCGCACCGACGCCGATCAGGTGCGCGATCTGCTCAAGAGCATCGACGGCCCGGTCGTGCTGGTCGGTCACAGCTATGGCGGCTCGGTGATCAGCGAGGCGGCAGAGGGAACGCCCAACGTCAAGGCGCTCGTCTATGTCGCTGCCTTCGCGCCCGAAGAAGGCGAAACCGCGCTCGGCCTCACCGGCAAGTTCCCGGGCAGCACGCTGGCACCCACCTTGGCCCCCCCGGTCAAGCTGACGGGCGGCGGCAACGACCTATACATCCTCCAGGCGCGCTTCCACGACCAGTTCGCAGCGGACGTGCCGGTGGCCGAAGCCCGGCTGATGGCCGCCGGCCAGCGCCCGATCGCGGATGCGGCGCTCGGCGAGGCATCGACCGCGCCGGCCTGGAAGCATTTGCCGTCCTGGTTCATCTATGGCGATGCCGACAAGAACATCCCGCCCGCCGCGCTCAACTTCATGGCCGATCGCGCCAGCTCGCGCGGCACCGTGGTGGTGAAGGGCGCCTCGCACGTCGTGATGGTGTCGCACGCACCGGCCGTCGCCAGCCTGATCGAGAAGGCCGCCGCGGCGCAATAAGTCCCGGAGCGCCGGCGGCTTCCCCAGCGCCCCCCACGCCGGCGCCCGCGCCCACGGTTGGTTCATGCCGGCCGTGGGCTTTCCTATTGCGACTGTCGTTCCGGCGGTGCTTCGGGCATGGCGGGTCGATCGGGAAGAGAGGGACGCGGATGACGGAAGCAAAGCCATGGGACGGCGAACAGGTCCGGAAATGGCTGGAGCGCCGCTTCGCGGCCGCGCGGCTCGACCAGGCGGCGGCGGACCGCCGCGGCTATGAGGCGCAGGACGATTATGACAAAGCCGCTGCCGAGGAATGGGTGTGCCGCGCGCTGCAGGCGGAGGCGAGCACCAACGACCAGGCCGCGTTCGCCAAGCGGCTCAAGGATCTGATCGGGCAGGACGAATATCCGCAGACGGGCATCTATGACGACACCAAGTTCGAACGGCACGTCCGCGGCCATCTGCGCAAGATCGCCAAGATGACCAAGGTGAATGAAGGCTTCGAGAAGACGCTGCGATACCAGTGACGGGCTCGGCGCCCTATTCCGAATACACCGTGAACACCAGATCCGCCTTCGCCTCGAGCGCCTCCAGCTTGGCATGGCAGGCGAAGCACGACCTGGTCAGCGCCGCATCCTGGTTGGCCATGCCCTTCTCGAACTGGCCATAGCCCCAGCCGCCGCTCGCGGCATAGCGCTTCGAGTCCTTCACGCTCACCTGCACATTGGTCGGCTCTCCCGCGACGAAGGATTGCGGCGCGGGGAATACCGTGTCGTTGCGCGACGACGACTGATATTGCCAGGCGAGCCGCACGATCACCGCGCCATCCGGGAAGGGGCGCTTGCCCTCGCGAAAGGCCTTCACCGCGATATCGTTACCCAGGATCGCACGGATATCGTTGTTCCTGCCTGCTTCGTGCGCGACGCTGATCAGCTTCCAGTCGCGATAGTCCTTGGGAAG
Proteins encoded:
- a CDS encoding cytochrome P460 family protein; translation: MRRLGNAALGAAILIFGIAAVWPRQEAPPVYGVKLPKDYRDWKLISVAHEAGRNNDIRAILGNDIAVKAFREGKRPFPDGAVIVRLAWQYQSSSRNDTVFPAPQSFVAGEPTNVQVSVKDSKRYAASGGWGYGQFEKGMANQDAALTRSCFACHAKLEALEAKADLVFTVYSE
- a CDS encoding organic hydroperoxide resistance protein, with the translated sequence MSDTKTLYTAHVHVTGGREGAARSSDGRLDIQLAVPGSAGAGTNPEQLFAAGWSACFTGAMAIAAKEKGIVLPSDLAIDAEIDLRHGADGYSLAARLNVSLPGIAPDIAAQLIDAAHRTCPYSKAVQGNIDAVFALA
- a CDS encoding alpha/beta hydrolase, with the protein product MKNCIAAGLLLAASALPFAAQAQAKKPTIVLVHGAFADSSSWNGVIPILERDGYTVIAAPNALRSVRTDADQVRDLLKSIDGPVVLVGHSYGGSVISEAAEGTPNVKALVYVAAFAPEEGETALGLTGKFPGSTLAPTLAPPVKLTGGGNDLYILQARFHDQFAADVPVAEARLMAAGQRPIADAALGEASTAPAWKHLPSWFIYGDADKNIPPAALNFMADRASSRGTVVVKGASHVVMVSHAPAVASLIEKAAAAQ